The sequence TTATGGATAATTCAATGTTTGGTGTGCCCTATTACGGCATCGGCTACCCCATCGAGTTGCGTGGCGAGCGAGGTGCATTGATTGTCATCTTACCTCCCAACTATCATGTGCTAAAACATGAACCATTTCGCTTCCTCACTGGAAAACATCAGGATGATTGGAGTCTACTGCCGATTGAACAGATTAGTTATATAGAAAGCTTGCAAAAGAAAACGTGGTTTTATGCTGAAAATGAGCGCTTTAATACAAGTCATACATTGAAGGATTTACACTTACGGCTACCCAACACTTTTTTGCGCGTCCATCGCTCCTATATCGTCAACATTCCCTATATTCAGCGCATCACGAGAGATTTCTCTTCGAATCTTATCCTTGTACTAAAGGACGGCACCGAATTACCCGTTAGCCAGACT comes from Sporosarcina sp. FSL K6-3457 and encodes:
- a CDS encoding LytTR family DNA-binding domain-containing protein, with translation MTIEKTAISKEVLLQYVLLMEDWIPKDAAIAIAIGEHYVYYAAGLHDIQLKEGQVVRPGSIADRVIMERRKVDTIMDNSMFGVPYYGIGYPIELRGERGALIVILPPNYHVLKHEPFRFLTGKHQDDWSLLPIEQISYIESLQKKTWFYAENERFNTSHTLKDLHLRLPNTFLRVHRSYIVNIPYIQRITRDFSSNLILVLKDGTELPVSQTYANEVRKALGF